In Anomaloglossus baeobatrachus isolate aAnoBae1 chromosome 3, aAnoBae1.hap1, whole genome shotgun sequence, one genomic interval encodes:
- the C3H2orf72 gene encoding uncharacterized protein C2orf72 homolog, whose translation MKPGMARDCTEGRFREVLERFGGPQQVLLVGELWDRAESRALLQNFLQEVFPAELVHGGQIFNKEPPLQETPKHGTAHKGAPRERRPHTATNRTIRFGLVFFLCRPGSVVLPASQRQMREILRDVRKRLPAGGAVVGVIMGASSEETPAGVQAAVCTLLDLLRSVFPPNNKGARCSEVRAAALIPGREESRREVQMAACEALSAADEQRTEKPNMKSRCFSWRRWRQEDTAQKENLPEGTALTVLSYPNGDCGETTAEA comes from the exons ATGAAGCCCGGCATGGCGAGGGACTGCACGGAGGGCCGCTTCAGGGAGGTGCTGGAGCGCTTCGGGGGCCCGCAGCAAGTCCTGCTGGTCGGGGAGCTGTGGGATCGGGCGGAGAGCCGGGCGCTGCTGCAGAACTTCTTACAGGAGGTGTTCCCTGCTGAGCTGGTGCACGGAGGACAGATATTCAACAAGGAGCCTCCCCTGCAAGAGACCCCGAAACATGGCACTGCTCACAAGGGAGCCCCGCGGGAGAGGCGGCCGCACACAGCCACAAACAGGACTATTCGCTTCGGACTGGTGTTTTTCCTGTGCCGGCCGGGATCGGTGGTACTCCCAGCATCACAGCGCCAGATGCGGGAAATCCTGAGGGATGTACGGAAGCGGCtgcctgcagggggcgctgtggtggGGGTGATTATGGGGGCGTCCAGTGAGGAGACCCCCGCAGGCGTCCAGGCTGCAGTCTGCACCCTCCTCGACCTCCTCCGCTCCGTGTTCCCTCCGAACAATAAGGGTGCGCGCTGCTCTGAGGTCCGAGCTGCTGCCCTGATCCCCGGCCGTGAGGAGAGCCGCCGAGAGGTGCAGATGGCGGCGTGTGAGGCGCTGAGCGCGGCAG ATGAGCAGCGGACGGAAAAGCCAAACATGAAATCCAGATGCTTTTCATGGAGACGATGGAGACAGGAGGACACCGCTCAGAAAG